The Bacillus vallismortis genome window below encodes:
- the trpA gene encoding tryptophan synthase subunit alpha, whose translation MFKLNLQAPEKLFIPFITAGDPLPEVSIELAKSLQKAGATALELGVPYSDPLADGPVIQRASKRALGHGMNIVKAIELGGKMKKNGVNIPIILFTYYNPVLQLNKEYFFALLRENHIDGLLVPDLPLEESASLQAECKNHEVTYISLVAPTSESRLKTIIEQAEGFVYCVSSLGVTGVRNEFNSSVYPFIRAVKDLSTVPVAVGFGISNREQVMKMNKICDGVVVGSALVRKIEELKDRLISAETRDQALQEFEDYATAFGGLYSLKR comes from the coding sequence ATGTTTAAATTAAACCTTCAAGCGCCAGAAAAATTGTTTATCCCGTTTATTACAGCGGGTGATCCATTGCCTGAGGTTTCGATTGAACTGGCGAAGTCTCTCCAAAAAGCAGGTGCCACGGCATTGGAGCTTGGTGTTCCATACTCAGACCCGCTTGCAGACGGTCCGGTGATCCAGAGAGCTTCAAAGCGGGCGCTTGGTCATGGGATGAATATCGTAAAGGCAATCGAATTAGGCGGAAAAATGAAAAAAAACGGAGTGAATATTCCGATTATCCTCTTTACGTATTATAATCCTGTGTTACAATTGAACAAAGAATACTTTTTCGCTTTACTGCGGGAAAATCATATTGACGGTCTGCTTGTTCCGGATCTGCCATTAGAAGAAAGCGCCAGCCTCCAAGCGGAATGCAAAAATCATGAGGTGACGTATATTTCTTTGGTTGCGCCGACAAGCGAAAGCCGTTTGAAAACCATTATTGAACAAGCCGAGGGCTTCGTCTACTGTGTATCTTCTCTAGGTGTGACCGGTGTCCGCAATGAGTTCAATTCATCCGTCTATCCGTTCATCCGGGCAGTGAAGGATCTCAGTACTGTTCCGGTTGCTGTAGGATTCGGTATTTCAAACCGCGAACAGGTTATGAAGATGAATAAAATTTGTGACGGTGTCGTAGTGGGAAGTGCGCTCGTCAGAAAAATAGAAGAGCTAAAGGACCGGCTCATCAGCGCTGAAACGAGAGATCAAGCGCTGCAGGAGTTTGAAGATTACGCAACGGCGTTTGGCGGCTTGTACAGTTTAAAGAGGTGA
- the trpB gene encoding tryptophan synthase subunit beta yields the protein MYPYPNEIGRYGDFGGKFVPETLMQPLEEIETAFKEIKDDPVFRNEYYKLLNDYSGRPTALTFADRVTEYLGGAKIYLKREDLNHTGSHKINNALGQALLAKKMGKTKIIAETGAGQHGVAAATVAAKFGFSCTVFMGEEDVARQSLNVFRMKLLGAEVVPVTSGNGTLKDATNEAIRYWVQHCEDHFYMIGSVVGPHPYPQVVREFQKMIGEEAKDQLKRIEGALPDKVVACVGGGSNAMGMFQSFLDEDVELIGAEAAGKGIDTPLHAATISKGTVGVIHGSLTYLIQDEFGQIIEPYSISAGLDYPGIGPEHAYLHKSGRVTYDSITDEEAVDALKLLSEKEGILPAIESAHALAKAFKLAKEMDRNQIILVCLSGRGDKDVNTLMNVLEEEVKAHV from the coding sequence ATGTATCCATATCCGAATGAAATAGGCAGATACGGCGATTTTGGCGGAAAGTTTGTTCCGGAAACACTGATGCAGCCGTTAGAAGAAATTGAAACCGCATTTAAAGAAATCAAGGATGATCCTGTTTTTCGTAATGAATATTACAAGCTGTTAAATGACTATTCCGGTAGGCCGACTGCACTCACTTTCGCTGATCGAGTTACTGAGTATTTAGGCGGCGCGAAAATTTATTTGAAACGAGAAGATTTGAACCATACAGGGTCTCATAAAATCAATAATGCGTTAGGTCAAGCGCTGCTCGCTAAGAAAATGGGAAAAACGAAAATCATTGCAGAAACCGGCGCTGGTCAACACGGTGTTGCCGCAGCGACAGTCGCAGCTAAATTCGGCTTTTCCTGCACTGTGTTTATGGGCGAGGAGGATGTTGCCCGCCAGTCTCTGAATGTTTTCCGCATGAAGCTGCTTGGAGCGGAAGTTGTGCCTGTAACAAGCGGAAACGGCACATTGAAGGATGCCACAAATGAGGCGATTCGGTACTGGGTTCAACATTGCGAGGATCATTTTTACATGATTGGATCAGTTGTCGGACCGCACCCTTATCCGCAAGTGGTTCGTGAATTTCAAAAAATGATCGGAGAAGAAGCGAAGGATCAGCTGAAACGCATTGAAGGCGCTCTGCCTGATAAAGTAGTGGCGTGTGTAGGCGGAGGAAGCAATGCGATGGGCATGTTTCAGTCGTTTTTAGATGAAGACGTTGAACTGATCGGTGCTGAAGCAGCCGGAAAAGGAATTGATACCCCTCTTCATGCCGCTACTATCTCGAAAGGAACCGTAGGCGTTATTCACGGTTCATTGACTTATCTCATTCAAGATGAGTTCGGGCAAATTATTGAGCCTTACTCCATTTCAGCAGGACTCGACTACCCTGGAATCGGTCCGGAGCACGCTTATTTGCATAAGAGCGGCCGTGTCACTTATGACAGTATCACAGACGAAGAAGCGGTGGATGCATTAAAACTCTTATCAGAAAAAGAAGGAATTTTGCCGGCGATTGAATCTGCCCATGCGTTAGCGAAAGCATTCAAACTCGCCAAAGAGATGGATCGCAATCAAATCATTCTTGTCTGTTTATCAGGACGGGGAGATAAGGATGTCAACACATTAATGAATGTATTGGAAGAAGAGGTGAAAGCGCATGTTTAA
- a CDS encoding phosphoribosylanthranilate isomerase encodes MKKPALKYCGIRSLQDLQFAADSQADYLGFIFAESKRKVSPQDVKKWLSQVRVEKQVAGVFVNESIEMMSRIAEDLNFDVIQLHGDEEPEDAEALRMLTDCEIWKALHHHENTTQEIARFKGDVDGFVIDSSVKGARGGTGVAFSWNCVPEYQQAAIGKRCFIAGGVNPDTITDLLKYHPAGIDLASGIEKNGQKDQNLMRLLEERMNQYVSISE; translated from the coding sequence GTGAAGAAGCCGGCATTAAAATATTGCGGCATACGGTCATTGCAGGATTTGCAGTTTGCAGCGGACTCACAGGCTGATTATCTGGGCTTTATTTTTGCTGAAAGCAAACGAAAAGTATCTCCGCAAGATGTGAAAAAGTGGCTGAGTCAAGTTCGTGTCGAAAAACAGGTTGCAGGGGTTTTTGTTAATGAATCGATAGAGATGATGTCACGCATTGCCGAAGACTTGAATTTCGACGTCATTCAGCTTCACGGTGATGAGGAACCTGAGGATGCCGAGGCGCTTCGCATGCTGACAGATTGTGAAATATGGAAGGCGCTTCACCATCATGAGAACACAACTCAAGAAATAGCCCGCTTTAAAGGTGATGTGGATGGCTTTGTGATTGATTCATCTGTCAAAGGGGCAAGAGGCGGCACTGGTGTTGCTTTTTCGTGGAATTGTGTACCGGAATACCAGCAGGCGGCTATAGGCAAACGCTGTTTTATCGCAGGCGGCGTGAATCCTGATACCATCACAGACCTATTGAAATATCATCCGGCAGGAATTGACCTAGCCAGCGGAATCGAAAAAAACGGACAAAAAGATCAGAATCTGATGAGGCTTTTAGAAGAAAGGATGAATCAATATGTATCCATATCCGAATGA
- the trpC gene encoding indole-3-glycerol phosphate synthase TrpC: MLENIIKQKKEEVKTLVLPEEQPFEKRSFKEALASPNRFIGLIAEVKKASPSKGLIKKDFVPERIAKDYQNAMADALSVLTDTPFFQGENSYLSDVKRAVSIPVLRKDFIIDSLQVEESKRIGADAILLIGEVLDPFQLHELYLEACEKQLDVLVEVHDAQTLEQILKVFTPEILGINNRNLKTFETSIKQTEQIASLVPKESLLVSESGIGSLEHLTFVKEQGAQAVLIGESLMRQTSQQKAIYALFGE; the protein is encoded by the coding sequence ATGCTTGAAAACATCATCAAACAAAAGAAAGAAGAAGTAAAAACACTGGTCCTGCCGGAAGAGCAGCCTTTCGAAAAACGTTCATTTAAAGAGGCGCTGGCAAGCCCGAATCGGTTTATCGGGTTGATTGCCGAAGTGAAGAAAGCTTCGCCGTCTAAGGGGCTTATTAAAAAGGATTTTGTCCCTGAGCGGATTGCAAAAGACTATCAAAATGCGATGGCAGATGCGCTTTCCGTTTTAACTGACACCCCGTTTTTTCAAGGGGAAAACAGCTATTTATCAGACGTGAAGCGCGCTGTTTCAATACCTGTACTTAGAAAAGATTTTATTATTGATTCTCTGCAAGTGGAGGAATCAAAAAGAATCGGAGCGGATGCCATATTGTTAATCGGTGAGGTGCTTGATCCTTTCCAACTTCATGAGCTCTATCTGGAAGCGTGTGAAAAGCAGCTGGACGTGTTAGTGGAAGTTCATGATGCACAAACGCTTGAACAAATCTTGAAAGTGTTCACACCTGAAATTCTCGGCATCAACAATCGAAACTTAAAAACATTTGAAACCTCTATAAAACAGACAGAACAAATCGCATCTCTAGTTCCGAAAGAATCACTGCTAGTCAGCGAAAGCGGGATCGGCTCTTTAGAACACTTAACATTCGTCAAAGAACAAGGGGCACAAGCTGTGCTTATCGGTGAATCATTGATGAGACAAACATCACAGCAAAAAGCAATCTATGCTTTGTTTGGGGAGTGA
- the trpD gene encoding anthranilate phosphoribosyltransferase yields the protein MNKFLQLCVDGKTLTAGEAEALMNMMMTAEMAPSEMGGILSILAHRGETPAELTGFVKAMRARALAVDGLPDVVDTCGTGGDGVSTFNISTASAIVASAAGAKIAKHGNRSVSSKSGSADVLEELEVPIQTTPKKVKSSIETYNMGFLFAPLYHSSMKHVAGTRKELGFRTVFNLLGPLSNPLQAKRQVIGVYSAEKAGLMASALEPFQPKHVLFVASRDGLDELSITAPTDVIELKDGERREYTVSPEDFGFTNGRLEDLQVQSPKESAYLIQNIFENKSSSSALSITAFNAGAAIYTAGITASLKEGTELALETITSGGAAAQLERLKQKEEEIYA from the coding sequence ATGAACAAATTTCTACAATTGTGCGTTGACGGAAAAACACTTACTGCCGGTGAGGCTGAAGCACTGATGAATATGATGATGACAGCGGAAATGGCTCCTTCTGAAATGGGCGGTATATTGTCTATCCTTGCCCATCGGGGAGAAACGCCAGCAGAGCTTACGGGTTTTGTGAAGGCGATGCGGGCGCGAGCTCTTGCAGTCGATGGACTTCCTGATGTAGTTGATACATGCGGTACCGGAGGAGATGGTGTTTCCACTTTTAATATCTCAACAGCATCGGCAATTGTTGCCTCTGCAGCCGGTGCAAAAATCGCTAAGCACGGCAATCGCTCTGTCTCTTCTAAAAGCGGAAGCGCTGATGTACTAGAGGAGTTAGAGGTTCCGATTCAAACTACTCCCAAGAAGGTTAAAAGCAGCATTGAAACTTACAATATGGGTTTTCTCTTTGCCCCGCTTTATCATTCGTCTATGAAACATGTAGCCGGTACAAGAAAAGAACTAGGTTTTAGAACGGTATTTAATCTGCTCGGACCGCTCAGCAATCCTTTACAAGCGAAGCGTCAGGTGATCGGAGTCTATTCCGCTGAAAAAGCGGGACTAATGGCAAGCGCGCTGGAGCCGTTTCAGCCGAAGCACGTCCTGTTCGTAGCAAGCCGTGACGGTTTAGATGAGCTTTCCATTACAGCACCGACTGATGTAATTGAATTAAAGGACGGGGAGCGCCGGGAATATACCGTATCACCCGAAGATTTCGGTTTCACAAATGGCAGACTTGAAGATTTACAGGTGCAGTCACCGAAAGAGAGTGCCTATCTCATTCAGAATATTTTTGAAAATAAAAGCAGCAGTTCCGCTTTATCTATTACTGCTTTTAATGCAGGGGCTGCGATATACACGGCGGGGATTACCGCCTCATTGAAGGAAGGAACCGAGCTAGCGTTAGAGACGATTACAAGCGGAGGCGCAGCCGCGCAGCTCGAACGACTAAAGCAGAAAGAGGAAGAGATCTATGCTTGA
- the trpE gene encoding anthranilate synthase component I, producing the protein MNFQSNISAFLEDSLSSHTIPIVETFTVDTLTPIQMIEKLDREITYLLESKDDTSSWSRYSFIGLNPFLTIKEEESRFTAADQDGRSLYTGNELKEVLNWMNTTYKIKTPELGIPFVGGAVGYLSYDMIPLIESSVPPHAKETGLEKCMLFVCRTLIAYDHETKNVHFIQYARLNGQETENEKIDVFHQHHQELQDLIEKMMNQKNIKELFLSADSYQTPSFETVSSNYEKSAFMADVEKIKEYIKAGDIFQGVLSQKFEIPIKAEAFELYRVLRIVNPSPYMYYMKLQDREIVGSSPERLIHVQDGHLEIHPIAGTRKRGADKEEDEKLKAELMKDDKEKAEHYMLVDLARNDVGRVAEYGSVSVPEFTKIVSFSHVMHIISVVTGRLKEGVHPVDALMSAFPAGTLTGAPKIRAMQLLQELEPTPRETYGGCIAYIGFDGNIDSCITIRTMSVKNGVASIQAGAGIVADSVPESEYEESCNKAGALLKTIHIAEDMFHSKEDKADEQISTIVR; encoded by the coding sequence ATGAATTTCCAATCAAACATTTCTGCATTTTTAGAGGACAGCTTGTCCTCCCACACTATACCGATTGTGGAGACCTTCACAGTCGATACGCTGACACCCATTCAAATGATAGAGAAGCTCGACAGGGAGATTACATATCTTCTTGAAAGCAAGGATGATACATCCAGTTGGTCAAGATATTCGTTTATCGGCCTGAATCCATTTCTCACGATTAAAGAAGAGGAGAGCCGTTTTACAGCTGCTGATCAGGACGGCAGATCTCTTTACACAGGAAACGAATTAAAAGAAGTGCTGAACTGGATGAATACCACGTACAAAATCAAAACGCCGGAGCTTGGTATTCCTTTTGTCGGCGGTGCTGTCGGATACTTAAGCTATGATATGATTCCGCTGATTGAGTCATCTGTTCCTCCGCACGCAAAGGAAACAGGATTGGAAAAGTGTATGCTCTTTGTTTGTCGGACATTAATTGCGTATGATCATGAAACCAAAAATGTCCACTTTATCCAATATGCGAGACTCAATGGACAAGAAACAGAAAACGAAAAAATCGATGTGTTTCATCAACATCATCAGGAGCTCCAAGATCTCATTGAAAAAATGATGAATCAAAAAAATATAAAAGAGCTGTTTCTATCTGCTGATTCATATCAGACACCCAGCTTTGAAACCGTGTCTTCTAATTATGAAAAATCGGCTTTTATGGCTGATGTAGAGAAAATCAAAGAATATATAAAAGCGGGCGATATCTTCCAAGGCGTTTTGTCACAGAAATTTGAGATTCCGATAAAAGCAGAGGCCTTTGAATTATACCGAGTGCTTAGGATCGTCAATCCTTCTCCGTATATGTATTATATGAAACTCCAAGACAGAGAAATAGTCGGCAGCTCTCCAGAACGGTTAATCCACGTTCAGGACGGACACTTGGAAATCCATCCGATTGCCGGAACGAGAAAACGAGGCGCAGACAAAGAGGAAGATGAAAAACTCAAAGCTGAGCTGATGAAGGATGATAAAGAAAAAGCGGAGCACTACATGCTCGTTGATCTTGCTCGGAACGATGTCGGCAGAGTAGCAGAATACGGATCTGTTTCTGTGCCGGAGTTCACCAAAATTGTCTCCTTTTCGCATGTTATGCACATTATCTCAGTGGTTACTGGCCGCTTGAAAGAAGGTGTTCATCCTGTCGATGCACTGATGTCCGCTTTCCCGGCAGGAACTTTAACAGGTGCTCCAAAAATCCGTGCCATGCAGCTTTTGCAAGAGCTTGAGCCCACGCCGAGAGAGACATACGGCGGCTGTATCGCTTACATCGGATTTGACGGGAATATCGATTCTTGTATTACGATTCGCACGATGAGTGTAAAGAACGGTGTTGCATCAATACAAGCAGGAGCTGGTATTGTTGCTGATTCTGTTCCGGAATCCGAATATGAAGAAAGCTGCAATAAAGCGGGTGCGCTGCTGAAAACGATTCATATTGCAGAAGACATGTTCCATAGCAAGGAGGATAAAGCTGATGAACAAATTTCTACAATTGTGCGTTGA
- the aroH gene encoding chorismate mutase, whose amino-acid sequence MMIRGIRGATTVGRDTEEEILQKTKQLLEKIIEENKTKPEDVVQMLLSATPDLHSVFPAKAVRELSGWQYVPVTCMQEMDVAGGLKKCIRVMMTVQTDVPQDQIRHVYLEKAVVLRPDLSLTKNTEL is encoded by the coding sequence ATGATGATTCGCGGAATTCGCGGAGCAACTACAGTTGGACGGGATACTGAAGAAGAAATTTTACAAAAAACAAAACAGCTGTTAGAGAAAATCATAGAAGAAAACAAAACAAAGCCCGAAGATGTTGTTCAAATGCTTCTTTCGGCGACACCTGATTTGCACTCCGTTTTTCCGGCAAAAGCTGTTCGTGAGCTTTCAGGCTGGCAGTATGTGCCGGTAACATGTATGCAGGAAATGGATGTGGCCGGCGGTCTGAAAAAGTGCATAAGAGTCATGATGACCGTCCAGACAGATGTTCCTCAGGATCAGATCAGACATGTATATTTAGAAAAAGCCGTCGTATTAAGACCCGATTTATCATTGACAAAAAATACTGAATTGTAA
- the aroB gene encoding 3-dehydroquinate synthase codes for MRTLHVQTASSSYPVFIGQGIRKEVCELLTSLNRPLTRIILVTDEEVDRLYGDEMLHLLEEKWPVKKVTVPSGEQAKSMDMYTKLQSEAIRFHMDRSSCIIAFGGGVVGDLAGFVAATFMRGIDFIQMPTTLLAHDSAVGGKVAVNHPLGKNLIGAFYQPKAVLYDTDFLRSLSEKELRSGMAEVIKHAFIYDKSFLEELLNIHSLHDITSDQLNDMIFKGISIKASVVQQDEKEEGIRAYLNFGHTLGHAVEAEYGYGQITHGDAVALGMQFALYLSEKTAGCEMDRKRLVSWLKSLGYPSRIKKEAQSSVLLDRMMNDKKTRGGMIQFIVLNELGKVADRTFSKNELESWLNKWRLEVTS; via the coding sequence ATGAGAACACTGCATGTTCAAACCGCTTCCTCGTCGTATCCTGTTTTTATCGGACAAGGCATCAGAAAAGAGGTTTGTGAACTATTAACCTCTTTAAACAGGCCTTTAACACGAATTATACTTGTCACAGATGAAGAGGTGGATCGCCTGTATGGTGATGAAATGCTTCATTTGCTGGAAGAAAAATGGCCTGTGAAAAAAGTGACGGTGCCGAGCGGAGAGCAGGCGAAATCTATGGACATGTACACAAAACTGCAGAGTGAAGCGATTCGTTTTCATATGGATCGCTCCTCATGCATCATCGCATTCGGTGGCGGTGTTGTAGGAGATCTTGCCGGATTTGTGGCTGCTACTTTTATGCGCGGCATTGATTTTATTCAAATGCCTACGACGCTTTTAGCGCATGACAGCGCCGTCGGAGGAAAAGTGGCCGTGAATCATCCGCTCGGAAAAAATCTAATCGGTGCGTTTTATCAGCCGAAAGCCGTGCTCTACGATACAGACTTCCTTCGTTCTCTGTCCGAAAAGGAGCTTCGGTCCGGGATGGCAGAAGTGATTAAACACGCTTTTATCTATGACAAATCGTTTCTGGAAGAGCTGCTGAATATCCATTCATTGCACGATATTACAAGTGATCAGCTGAATGATATGATTTTTAAAGGCATTTCAATTAAAGCGTCTGTTGTTCAGCAGGATGAAAAAGAAGAGGGGATAAGAGCTTACTTAAACTTTGGACATACGCTCGGCCATGCCGTTGAGGCGGAATATGGATACGGGCAGATCACTCACGGTGATGCCGTAGCCCTCGGGATGCAGTTTGCTTTATATTTAAGCGAAAAGACAGCGGGCTGTGAAATGGACAGAAAACGTTTGGTCAGCTGGCTAAAAAGCTTGGGGTATCCAAGTCGAATCAAAAAAGAGGCGCAATCTTCAGTTCTTTTAGATCGCATGATGAATGATAAGAAAACCCGCGGCGGGATGATTCAGTTTATCGTGCTCAACGAATTAGGAAAAGTTGCTGATCGCACATTTTCCAAAAATGAACTAGAGAGCTGGCTGAACAAATGGCGATTGGAGGTAACATCATGA
- the aroC gene encoding chorismate synthase, with translation MRYLTAGESHGPQLTTIIEGVPAGLYITEEDINFELARRQKGHGRGRRMQIEKDQAKIMSGVRHARTLGSPIALAVENNDWKHWTKIMGPAPITEDEEKEMKRQISRPRPGHADLNGAIKYNHRDMRNVLERSSARETTVRVAAGAVAKKILSELGIKVAGHVLQIGAVKAEKTEYTSIDDLQRVTEESPVRCYDEEAGNKMMAAIDEAKANGDSIGGIVEVIVEGMPVGVGSYVHYDRKLDSKLAAAVLSINAFKGVEFGIGFEAAGRNGSEVHDEIIWDEEKGYTRATNRLGGLEGGMTTGMPIVVRGVMKPIPTLYKPLKSVDIETKEPFSASIERSDSCAVPAASVVAEAAVAWEIANAVVEQFGLDQIDRIRENVENMRKLSREF, from the coding sequence ATGAGATATTTAACAGCCGGAGAATCACACGGCCCCCAACTGACGACCATTATTGAAGGTGTGCCTGCCGGGCTTTACATAACGGAGGAAGATATCAATTTTGAGCTTGCCAGACGCCAAAAAGGCCACGGCCGCGGCCGCCGCATGCAGATTGAAAAAGACCAGGCTAAAATTATGAGCGGGGTGCGCCATGCCCGCACGCTCGGTTCACCAATTGCTCTCGCAGTAGAAAACAACGACTGGAAACATTGGACTAAAATCATGGGTCCGGCTCCGATTACAGAGGATGAAGAAAAGGAAATGAAGCGTCAAATTTCCAGACCGAGACCAGGTCACGCTGACTTAAACGGTGCGATTAAATATAATCATCGCGATATGAGAAATGTGCTGGAGCGCTCTTCAGCAAGGGAAACAACTGTCAGAGTGGCGGCAGGAGCTGTCGCTAAAAAGATTCTTTCTGAGCTGGGCATTAAGGTGGCGGGCCATGTATTGCAAATTGGCGCAGTTAAAGCTGAGAAAACAGAATATACGTCAATTGATGACCTGCAGCGTGTCACGGAGGAGTCTCCGGTCAGATGCTACGATGAAGAAGCAGGCAACAAAATGATGGCTGCCATTGATGAAGCGAAGGCAAACGGCGATTCCATCGGCGGAATTGTAGAAGTCATTGTCGAGGGAATGCCAGTAGGCGTGGGCAGCTACGTCCATTATGACCGCAAGCTGGACAGCAAGCTTGCTGCTGCTGTACTTTCAATTAACGCATTTAAAGGTGTTGAATTCGGCATCGGCTTTGAGGCGGCCGGCAGAAATGGAAGCGAAGTTCATGATGAGATCATTTGGGACGAGGAAAAGGGATATACTCGCGCTACAAACAGACTTGGAGGACTGGAAGGCGGCATGACAACAGGTATGCCGATTGTTGTCCGCGGGGTCATGAAGCCGATTCCGACTTTGTATAAACCGCTGAAAAGCGTGGATATTGAAACAAAAGAACCATTTTCTGCCAGCATTGAACGTTCAGACAGCTGTGCAGTGCCTGCGGCAAGTGTAGTAGCTGAAGCCGCTGTCGCATGGGAAATTGCGAACGCAGTCGTTGAACAATTCGGCTTAGATCAAATCGACCGCATTAGAGAAAATGTGGAGAATATGAGAAAACTGTCGAGGGAATTTTAA
- a CDS encoding protein-glutamate O-methyltransferase, which translates to MDTYSLFITKWKQLTGVDLTLYKEAQMKRRLTSLYEKKGFQNFKDFAAALEKDQALLNETLDRMTINVSEFYRNYKRWEVLETAILPLIKHSKPLKIWSAACSTGEEPYTLAMLLNQQKGLPGFQILATDIDEKALEKAKKGVYQERSLQEVPTSVKDRYFTQHANRSYEVKPEIKNNITFKKHNLLADRYEQEFDLIVCRNVLIYFTESAKEELYLKMAQSLKKNGILFVGSTEQIFNPEKFGLVSADTFFYQKR; encoded by the coding sequence ATGGATACATACAGCTTATTTATAACAAAATGGAAACAATTAACCGGTGTTGATTTAACTTTATATAAAGAAGCACAAATGAAGAGAAGGCTGACGTCGCTTTATGAGAAAAAGGGGTTTCAAAACTTTAAGGATTTTGCGGCGGCCTTGGAAAAGGATCAAGCGCTCTTAAATGAAACACTGGACAGAATGACGATTAATGTTTCAGAATTTTATCGTAATTATAAAAGATGGGAAGTGCTTGAGACTGCTATTCTGCCGTTAATCAAGCATTCTAAGCCTTTAAAGATATGGAGTGCCGCCTGCTCAACGGGTGAGGAGCCTTATACGCTTGCCATGCTTTTGAATCAGCAAAAAGGTCTTCCCGGCTTTCAGATTCTGGCGACTGATATTGATGAAAAAGCATTGGAGAAAGCCAAAAAAGGCGTGTATCAGGAGCGGTCTTTACAGGAAGTGCCGACATCTGTGAAGGATCGTTATTTTACTCAGCATGCAAATAGAAGTTATGAAGTAAAACCGGAAATCAAAAACAATATTACATTCAAAAAGCACAATCTGCTGGCGGACCGTTATGAACAAGAATTTGACTTAATCGTGTGCCGAAATGTATTGATTTATTTTACAGAAAGCGCAAAGGAAGAGCTTTATTTAAAAATGGCACAGAGCCTGAAAAAGAATGGGATTCTTTTTGTCGGCAGCACCGAGCAAATCTTCAATCCTGAGAAATTCGGCCTGGTTTCAGCTGATACATTCTTTTATCAAAAAAGATAG
- the ndk gene encoding nucleoside-diphosphate kinase, which produces MMEKTFIMVKPDGVQRQLIGDILSRFERKGLQLSGAKLMRVTEQIAEKHYAEHQGKPFFGELVEFITSGPVFAMVWEGENVIEVTRQLIGKTNPKEALPGTIRGDYGMFVGKNIIHGSDSLESAEREINIFFKNEELVSYQQLMAGWIY; this is translated from the coding sequence GTGATGGAAAAGACTTTTATTATGGTGAAACCAGACGGTGTCCAACGTCAGCTCATTGGTGATATTTTGTCGAGATTCGAACGTAAGGGCTTACAATTATCTGGTGCCAAGTTAATGAGAGTGACTGAACAAATAGCTGAGAAACACTACGCCGAACATCAAGGGAAGCCTTTCTTCGGAGAGCTCGTTGAGTTTATTACTTCAGGACCTGTATTCGCAATGGTTTGGGAAGGCGAAAATGTCATTGAAGTGACACGACAGCTGATCGGAAAGACAAATCCTAAAGAAGCTTTGCCTGGCACTATTCGCGGAGATTATGGCATGTTTGTCGGAAAAAACATCATCCACGGCTCTGATTCTCTCGAAAGTGCTGAACGCGAGATTAACATTTTCTTTAAGAATGAAGAATTAGTATCATATCAACAGCTCATGGCAGGCTGGATCTATTAA